A single window of Dermacentor albipictus isolate Rhodes 1998 colony chromosome 1, USDA_Dalb.pri_finalv2, whole genome shotgun sequence DNA harbors:
- the LOC135916985 gene encoding endochitinase-like has product MWRQAFLVLCAAQLLIAGADDDDKKPVVCYYYGEAMSRPSPMNYRISDIPGHLCNYVTLAFVTINSETFEMESSMSSYLNNTGLYQEFTSIKKKYSHVKTLISVGGWEYGHSVFSRMVSHTVSRRKFVKSAVRWMRQYGFDGLDISWQYPGTMVRGGTHGDKENFVLVMKELRSEFEKYDFMLSTTIPVDSMLLKSGYNVAALSRYVDWFNVFTHDLRGTWTGYTDVHSPLRRRCFDRGPYASLNAEDGLNRLVKLGAPKKKLMLGIPFYGRSYTLQDPRRHALAAPTRRDVPAVPGPYVMSDEILAYYEVCMDITMLSWKREYDEVGQCPYAYRGDQWVGYEDEESVSAKVDFVLEQDYGGVMVFNIDMDDFNGVCGVKNPLLNSVCRKFNEGRLIDPRIG; this is encoded by the exons ATGACGATGACAAGAAACCTGTGGTGTGCTACTACTACGGCGAGGCGATGTCGCGGCCGAGCCCGATGAACTACCGCATTTCGGACATCCCGGGACACCTGTGCAACTACGTGACCCTGGCCTTCGTCACCATCAACTCCGAGACGTTTGAGATGGAGTCCAGCATGTCCTCCTACCTCAACAACACTG GCCTGTACCAGGAGTTCACGTCGATAAAGAAGAAGTACTCGCATGTAAAGACGCTCATTTCTGTCGGAGGCTGGGAGTACGGACACAGCGTGTTCTCACGCATGGTCAGCCACACTGTAAGCAG GCGGAAGTTCGTGAAGAGCGCGGTGCGCTGGATGCGTCAATACGGCTTCGACGGCCTGGATATATCCTGGCAGTATCCGGGTACGATGGTGCGCGGAGGCACCCACGGTGACAAAGAAAACTTTGTCCTCGTCATGAAG GAGCTCAGGTCTGAATTCGAGAAGTACGACTTCATGCTCTCAACGACTATTCCAGTTGACTCAATGCTCCTCAAGAGTGGTTACAACGTGGCGGCTCTCTCGAG GTACGTCGACTGGTTCAACGTGTTCACGCACGACCTTCGTGGCACCTGGACGGGCTACACGGACGTACACAGCCCACTCAGGAGGCGCTGTTTTGACAGGGGACCATATGCATCTCTCAACGCG GAGGACGGCCTGAACCGGCTGGTGAAGCTGGGCGCGCCCAAGAAGAAGCTGATGCTGGGCATCCCCTTTTACGGGCGCAGCTACACGCTACAAGACCCACGCCGACACGCGCTCGCCGCGCCCACGCGCCGAGACGTACCCGCCGTACCGGGGCCGTACGTCATGTCGGACGAGATACTCGCCTACTACGAG GTTTGCATGGACATCACCATGCTCTCCTGGAAACGGGAATACGACGAGGTTGGACAGTGTCCCTACGCCTATCGCGGTGACCAGTGGGTTGGATACGAAGACGAGGAGAGTGTCTCTGCAAAG gtGGACTTCGTGCTCGAACAGGACTACGGAGGCGTGATGGTGTTCAACATCGACATGGATGACTTCAATGGTGTTTGTGGTGTGAAGAACCCGCTGCTTAACTCTGTGTGTCGAAAGTTCAACGAAGGACGCCTGATCGACCCGCGCATAGGTTAA